A region of the Carya illinoinensis cultivar Pawnee chromosome 16, C.illinoinensisPawnee_v1, whole genome shotgun sequence genome:
AGTTGTACGTGGCCATAGAAACTTtggttaaaattaaattttagaattgttgattaattttttttttaaatgagatttttaaaggttttattattatataagtaaTTGGATGATTAAAAGATTAAGAAATTCTAtacacaattttaaaatatacaaatatcgtttacttcatttaaaaaaacaatgaaatccactattaaaatatggattttttaaaatataatcgcgagatttatatattttataattatataaatcatttcctaacctgttttaattaaaaagttttaaatgtattttttatcagAGTTGCATGTTTTTGAGTTGTTATGATCATGaatgttgcttttatttttatatttttcagacgttggaatagagataaatgattggaaaaaaattaagagatgaaaatattataatatttaaaatatattcatattaaaatgaaaaaataaatcaaaattctacttttatttatttatttatttttgggtcAGACTTTCACACTGCGGTTTCGATTATTGTCATTTGAAAATGGTGGATTTGTTTCACACATAAACTACAGCCACCTCTATTGACATTTTCTTGTCTCTCTGAGCTGGTTGTCCATACCCAAATTACTGTGGCCTACCAGAACGTGTTGATTTTGGgggctaatattttttttttagtaagataGTAAATttcgaaaaaatatatatttttacatcataaattatcatttctttcGTCATGTGgtaaataaactatttttttttaatatgtatctCATTTtcagattattaaaaaaactataatatattctatttattaataTGTATCTCATTTTCAGATTTTACATATTCTTGATTTTTGTACAAATATCGtgcatttatttgaaaaaataaagaaagttgagattcacacacacacacacatatatatatatatatatatattttatgatagattctactttttttttttaacgaaaATGTATGAGACTTGCATGTATAATTTATGATTCTATCTAGTATTATTTCACTGTATAATTATGCATTGGTGAGAATCTTGTATATATCTTGTatacttattatttttaataaaaccttatttatcattttttttttaaaaaagaagcaTATAAATTTAtccattgaaagaaaaaaaaaatattaagactCATTTTGGTTGTTCGAGGTGCATTTGAATACTGAGATAATCTTAGATGGTTAGAGTTGATATGTaaatataattgttttaataccactcaaatatgtttgaatgtaaattaattgatatatgtgtttgaatgtatgaaatagGTTGAAATCAGTTTAGAGTATCTCAAatcatctaataataataaaataatttgtgaataataaaataataataaattataaatagtaacgAAGTATGAAcagaattatattttcaaatcgACCTTTACgaagttttcacaaatcatctcatctcatcattatatttttttttaaatttttacataaaatataatacataatttaatattttcaaattttaaaataaaaataatattttatttaatttattatatttaattttaagttttgctatatacaaacaaACCTGCATactaatttacgtattaatactgattacttcatatttaaaatttaaattaatactatttttaataaaatctatattttaattaatcacattaaattaatacacatattaatatataattatatttatacctAGATTTTccctttaatttttatctcaatctCATTTTAAATGTACAAAGAAACGAAGCCGACTCGATATTGCGTTGTACAATTGTAGCTGTGTGATTGGttattgtattaataaaataaaaataaaaataaaagaagcttCCTTCCTTGATTCAGCATTCTTTCTATTCATGAGAGAATCATGACTGAACCTTCCCATGCTATTTTTTTGCTAGCTGGTGGGCTTGGAAATTTGGAATTTGGAATATCTGTCCAGCCGTCATCTCCTCTCGGTCTCTTGCTGTTACTTACTCTCTTTGGAGTTTTCAGCCTTTTTTCTTGTTCGGAAAATCTAACCCTTTTCAGCAGCTGTTCTACGCACTTTCACCTTAAACCTCCACGTTCATTTATTTTCCCTCTGCACCTCAGCTTCTCCATAAAAAAGCTTGATGGTTCCTTTTCTTGAACTCCATTCTTTTAGATTTTTGTCATAGATATTCTAATTTAAAGAATCATTCTTTGCTTTTACGGTTTTTCTCACCTACCTTCTTGGGGTCTTCCTGAGGAAGAATTTACAGAATCTCATGGCAGTACATGtgattcatacatacatacatatataatatgtctTCTAAATATAGCAGCAATTCAATGCCCAGCTGGGTTTGATGAACCTTGATCAAATCCCTTattgatatatcatattttaaacCGTGTTTTCTCCTAGTTGACTTTTAAATTGCGTACAATCCAAGTACTCTTTCATTCTTTACACATTTCTTCAgatttccttttaaaatttttctctttGCCGTTTTCTTCCTGGAACATCTCTTTTGTTCTGTTAGATTCTTCTTCCGATTGGGAGAGATAAAAGGGTGCCTTCGTGTTTTCTTTGATTGCTGCTTTGTTGAATAGATTATGAACTTATCATAAAAGAGAgaacgaaagaaagaaggaaagcaGGGAAGGGTGATCAGAACCATTTCTACAATCGTCATAGCTGCTTTTGAGCGAATTGGTGTCTAAGTTGATTTGGGTCTCGTCTGCTTCAACCATTTCTGCAAGTTCGGGATTTGTTTAGGGTGAGTTGCCCTTCCATAAATTGATTatccatctcttttcctttaacCTGAAATTAGAAGTTATATGTGATGAATTTAATGAGCATGTTGAGCTAGAAGAACCTATCTTTATGTCTTTACCTCCTCTGCGAGTCTATGTTATATTGATTTAAGGTGGCGAGAGCATTGGACGTTCTGTCAATCCGTTCTTTTTTTAGTCGTTGGAATGCCCGGTGAgggttttctttcctttctgttttctatttttcccCGAATTCCTTATTGAAGTGAAATCAATGAATCTGGATCCATATTGGCGGAGATGAAGAGTGCATGCAAATATAAAACAGATATGAAATGCAGTATGTTGACTTGATTAGAGTGATAATCGGAAGAGCGCTTGCAATCTTATTATTTCTATTCTCCGCTGGATTACTCAAACCCATTTACCCATTTGACCTTTTCCTTTTCCCCATGGGGTTGACTGGATGGGGCCatgattctttttccattctaTTTGGTTATCATCAAAATCGGAACATGCAATTTTCCTTCTCATGAATTACCGATAATTGTTCGCATGAGTTCACGCACGCAAATAATTGCTTATGAATTTCCCATATGTGAGAAGCATGGACTTGGGATTTGTTTTGTAACGAATGTACTTTTTGATAATGTTATATGTGGCTACTTAGAAGTTATGGGATCACACAGACTAAACAGAAATATCCTAAGCTTCCGTTGCATCTCGTATTTAATTTCGCCACTTCTTTGCTCAAATCAAAATGCTTTACGAGCAAGCAAAAATTTCATTGACCATGAACAGATAAGCACTACACATTATGGGTTGGCTTAGCAAAATTTTTAAAGGCTCAGGACACAAAGATTCAGAAGAGCATTTCCATGCAAACTATGGTGGAGATTCAAATTATTATGCACCTGCTAGTTCAGGGGTAATTACATCTACCACTACTTGCCATTCTTTTTATTGCTATCTCTGCAATAATGTACTATTGAACTGGCATGTAATCATGTCTGATGCAACAAATATCGCTGTTTTTGATATGGTCCTCCTTGTAACATGTTTCAGTGGGGAGAGAGCCAGAATGAAGATATGGATCGTGCTATTGCACTTTCTCTGTCTGAAGAAagtcaaaagggaaaaaatgtgATTGGTAAGTGATGTGCCTTTCAAATGCTCCTGCCATTGTATACTTTCTATAAGTTCATGGTATTGCATCATTCATGCAAGCCGgtgctcatttcaaatttttctagatattacaatttttttttgcatgGTTTCTTAGAAATGGTATGTGACTCACAGATACACCTCAGGGTATCTTTACTGGTAGGTTTCATTTTCaaagcttttattttattctgtgATCGGCTTGATTTAATGAATGTGGCCTTAGTTTTGTTAGCCAATCATTGTGTGTAAGATGAATTTGATGAAAAATGTTGATCTTAACCTTTGATACATGTAGTCAAGGACTTGTTGTAAGATTGAATTTTTACCTTTTTAgttaaaatgagaaattttcTCTGTGACTTTGCTCTGTTGGTACTCAGTTTAATGACAAAGTTCATAGCAAAACTTGCATAATGGCTTCTTTGAATGATGACAAGGCATCCACTTTGTGGCCCTCTTTTTTTGTAATAGAGATCTTAGCTTGAATGGTTTCCAAAGAAGTTAAGCTATATTGATTCTCTAGATTGCTTTTATAAGAGACTATTGTAGATCACTGCACGCATTCTTTCAGATATGCTTTAAAGTTAAATATGACTAAATTCTTTTAAATCATCTTTCAAAGCATGGACAATGCAAGTGCATGTTTTTCTGCAATGGAGAAATAGAAAAGAGGCACATTGTTGAGCAGTAAGTGACATTGCTGATGGTGGGAATATCTTCCATTTTGCAACTCTCTCTTTAATTATGTTTTCAGAAACTATATTACTAGGTATCTAGTATTTCATACACTTGATGCAGAGTCCATAGAGCCATCCATTGATCAATTTTAAAGAATTGGGTATAGGTTTAGTTTCAAGGTGTACACACACATTTTGAAACCCCTTGTTGCAAGTGAAGGCAGGATTGGCCAAAATATTTTGAAGTTTCTGGTACGATATGTTAAAATATTAGGAATCTTACTTCgctaaaaataagttaaaactgTATGTTTCTGGGTATGTGTATCTAGGTTTTGGGTCTTTTGGAGTCATTATTAGCTCCAAATTATACATTGATAGTGATTGATGCTCTCCAATTATTTGAAGTTCATAAAGGAAGTAACAGAAAGCCAAACACTACGCCATGAGGTTGTAAGCGTTTTCATTTTTGTGCCAAGCTTCTAACCTGTATTTAAATCTCTAAAGATGACCACAACCACAAACGtaaattttacttatttcttTCTTGCATTGCTCCTTAGAACACCTCTGAACATCTTATAGTTCCTATTAAGATTTTGCTAATATGTAAGATGCTGCATGAAATTTGGTCTCTGATCTCCTGTCGTACACCATGCACTTGTTTATCGGGGTTAATGTCATGAAATTAACAAGTTTTATGTTGATGAAGTGGAAAAGTATGTAAATCTCTGTTATCTGTTTTACATAGTTAGTAGGTACCCTTGAAGTATATATCTGGTACTCTAATCCTATCATAGAATGCTATATCACTAAACTGTATGTGCCGTATGTATCTTATAAAGAGTAGTTATTAGGTAGTTTCGAAGTACATATGCGGTACTCACATCCTATCATAGTCTGCTATGTCATTAAAAGTTAGTGCTTATTGTAAGTAGTTTTTAATGGCACGGCATTTTATGATAGGACAATAGAATCACATCATCCACACTCCAGGAGTACCTAATAATTTTTCATACACATATGACTAAAGTGCTACTATTTGAATTAATTTGTTTCTGACATTTTCTTTAGATCGTGATTCTCAATTGAAGGATGATGAACAACTTGCTCAAGCTATACAAGAGAGCCTAAATGCGGAGTCTCCTCGATACGAATACGGAAATGCATATCAACCTGCCCCTGTTTACTTCCCTCCGGGGTTAAGGTATATTACTTCTGTTTTAATGTTACTTCTGTTTTAAGGTATCATCTCAATCTTCTGTTCTAGTTTGTTTAATTCCTCATTGTTTCCATGCGAATGCTTGATTCAACCATGTTTGTATTGAatgttccttttcttttttcatgggTGTGTATTGAATGTTCCTTGACAAGCATGAACTAAAGCTAATGAGTGCAATTATCATTTCTCGTCCATTTTTAAAGTTTTGACATTGAAACTTATAGATCTAGCTTTAGTTGGGGCTTAATAAGTATACAAGAACCATAATCAAAGAATGCCTTTTTATCTTttaggttttaaatttttggttttacTGTAGTAGGGTTTGTGCCGGTTGCTATGCTGAGATCGGTTATGGACAATATCTGAATTGCCTGAATGCAGTTTGGCATCCCCAATGCTTCCGGTGCCATGCTTGCAACCTACCGATATCTGATTATGAGGTAAAAAAAACACCCAAGTAACTTCCGTAGCACTCTAGTTTGTCACTGATTCTGTTATTGCTCTTTTACTGTAAGTGGAGTTTGAATTTTCCGTATCTATTCTTTTTGTTGCTTACAGTTCTCTACGTCTGGGAATAAACCATACCATAAATCTTGCCACAAGGAGAATCACCACCCTAAATGTGATGTTTGCAAGAAATTTGTAAGTATCTCTGTACTAGGCTATATATTCTGATTTTGCGTGAGCTGGTTCTGCTCCACCTTTTGTGTTGGTTGCCAAGAAGAATGGAAGGATTTTCCGTACCTGTCAATCATCCTAGTTGAAGTTAAACGAATTAAAATTGGTACAAAACAGGTTATAGTACTAAAATGTCACAAAAATGACTTTTCAGTCCCTAGAGGAGAGGGAAAGCTGCAAATGCACGTTGAAAGTTATATAGTTTCTCGCATTTTCTTCTACATATCCCTTGAGTAATATAACGTGTCTACCTATGACAAGTGCAAACTCGGCCCtcaaatttattgaaaaatatggCATGCACCCATAGGGTTTAGTACTTCTGGTTTTTTAGTCAAGTCTTAGAGAGCGAGCATTTGAGAACccagtttttaattttaattttaaagcccTTTTACAGTTTTTTAGATGCAAGTACATTTATACCCTtccataaagaaaaaagaaagctttgAGCAACTACACGTAGTGGAAGGCGGCAGCAGGATCCCCCTCTGCCTGCCTGTGGCCCCACTGTGCCACTCACCAAGGGGAGATTTCTCCCACTCGTAACCCATAAGGTGAACCACCAGCAGGGGGTGGGTGAAGATCCCCCCCACCTTGACATTGTGGGTGGAAGGAGTTTCTCCTACCTCGTGTGGCCCACATTTTCTTCATTATACCTCAACACAGGAGTTTGTTGTTGGGGTGGGAGGGACTGCTTGGCCTGCTTTGGGGGGATGGTCGCTACTCCAGTGTGGGGTGGCCTGCTTTTAATGCTAAGGTCTCAGTACCCAAAAATGTCAAACCACAAGAGATATAGGAGTATGACAttattttcctaaattttatgttttgatCGGTATCTTAGTCGACAAACTGAACTCTGATCCGTTCACCTGAATATATCCGAGAATGGTTGCTTCTTACTTGAGCTACTGACCAACATTGGAGGAACCTCATATAGCAATAAAGGGAGATCTTACTGTGATGTGTCatgtttgaaagatcaaaaccaaaatatttcaatgaAGTGACACATCCTgatcaattttttcttctttagataGATTACTCCTTGTAAGTTGGTGTTGgttttttcaattatatatatcttttcgACAGATTCCAACAAACCCTGCTGGTCTAATTGAATATAGGGCACATCCATTTTGGGTCCAAAAATACTGCCCTTATCATGAACATGATGGCACTCCTCGGTGTTGCAGCTGTGAGCGAATGGAGGTCTGTGAatgaaaaacttttatttgCCAAAATGACTGTAAACCAGAAAAGTATCCTTGCAAAAACTTAATAGTATGATATATTTGTTCATTTTATGCAGCCGCGAGACACAACATACGTTGCCCTTAACGATGGTCGGAAGCTCTGTCTGGAGTGTCTGGACTCTGCAATTATGGATTCCAATGAATGCCTACCCCTATATGCTGATATACAACAGTTTTATGAAGGTTTACATATGAAAGTGGAGCAGCATGTTCCATTACTCTTGGTTGAAAGACAAGCACTAAATGAAGCAAGAGAAGGAGAAAAGAATGTAAGGGAAAATGCATTGAAACTATTTAATATCAGCTATTATATTCACGGTATTTCACCTGGGATGCCAGACATGACGTGAAAGTCCCCAACACTCATGTCTGATGACTACTCGAGCAGATACCAAGAGTCCGCCCTAATTTACATAGGAAACTGTGCAAAAGTAAATAATATTGAGCCTcgtagatgttgagatgagataagaaatctgtgaatggtagtgaatagtttgtgaatggtagtgaaatggtttaagttaatatgttttatagcgttttgggaaatgagaaagaaaaaattgaataaaaaatttaaagttaaaatattgtaagaatataatttcttaatataatttttgtatttgaatttgaaaaggttgatttttttttttttaagtttggaaaagttgtaatgattaggtaatgattaaataaaaaagttgaaaagttgaaaagttgaaattgaaaagtatgtgTTTGAGTggtgtttgaatgttgagataagatgagatgagatgagaccatctcaacatccaaacggggACTCTAATCTTAGTCATTACTTTTTGGtaagtgttttaatttttttggccCAAGTGTTCTTATCTTAGTCAACACAGAACCCTTATATACTAATTTGTCCCTTATGGTTATCGACATGTACACACGAAGTCTGTTATTCGATTCATTAGATGTGTTTTTCATACAGTAGATTCAGAAGAGCATGTCTGTACATGTCCAAATtggaatttatttctttttttcttggccAGGGCCATTATCACGTGCCTGAGACCAGAGGACTCTGCCTTTCTGAGGAGCAAACTATCAGCACCGTAaggattttttttagaaattttcacTAGAATTATACACAGGGATATACAGAGCTGTATTATgattatttgtttatgttgggcaatttatcttattttgtccATGTAAATCACCAGGTTTCAAGGCGACCAAGGATTGGGGCAGGAAATCGAGCGATGAATATGATAACAGAGCCCTTCAAACTACGTCGTCATTGTGAAGTCACTGCAATTCTCATATTGTATGGTCTTCCAAGGTATTGAATCTTTGTTTCTACAACTTGTTCTTGAAGGAAGCTCATGCCAAACTCAATAGAATAAATGGATTTGGAAATGCATCTATTCAAATTTCTTAGGAGTAAAATATGACAGGGTTCAAAATAATACCAGATCAAATGGTTACTAAAAGAACTTTTGACTTGATGGTAGGAGCCCCAAAAATAGCACGATCAAATGTATTTATTTCCATGTAAAATGACTTCACTGCTACTTGGATTATCATAGAATGAGAACTACATTTTAACAAGTGTTACCTTCTAATGAATCATGTCAGGGGGCTGGGGGAAGAAATGAGCCATTCTTCTCGAAGATGCTAACCttattgatttccttctttatttCTAGGTTCCGAGAACCTTGATGAATTTGTGAAAACCGActcaaattgaaaataataactttGTTCTGCAATCAAAGATAATGAGTTGACAGAAAAGATGGTTAGCCCTGAACAATCAGCAAACACTGAAGAAAttactctctctccccctcctcctctctctctctctctctctctctctaagtaaATGTTGAATCTAAGTACCCAACACCAATCTGCccttttaccacttgagccaataCACAGCAGCCTCATGGAAGTTGCTTGACAAAAGCATGTTGCTTTTAAAGTTTTGTTGTCTATATTTTTTGTGTTAATGCATTCGTGATCATCATATGGCACATGATTTTCCATGAAAGCATATGTTATACTGTGTTTCCATTCAAAGAGCTCAGGAAATATGGTAATTGGGGGCGATCTGATGATATTGTGTTATACTGTGTTTCATGATTTTCCACGAAAGCATATGTTATACTGAACTACCTAACCTGTAATTGAGTTGCGCATTTTTTCTTGGCacaaaataagtaaatttttttcttaaattcgATATTGTGGAGATCTGGTGAAAGATcaggatttaaaattatgacaATTAAGTAGTTAAATTGAAACGAATTGTAGTTGCATGATCTTCTGATTATATGGGACTACAAATATATTATCGGGGCTATATATGatattcatataaaatacaGATTAGGGTAAAAGAGAACGTCTTCATTCTTCCCTagtctctctctttcattttttcccCCTTTCAGTTAAAACCAACTGATTCACATCGTAGTATTTTCAGTTGGAAGTGTGACATGGAGGTCTAACATTTATTTCtatatgtgcacacatgcaAATCGCAATAAGATTATCATGAGAATTGACCCAGAGAGTTGAGGCTTTGGCCACACTGTCTTAATCTGCTAGTGCAATTTGGCTGAACCTTTTGATACATGACTGGACTTCTCTTTGCATGCAGGTTGCTTACTGGATCAATTTTGGCGCATGagatgatgcatgcatggctgcGTCTCAAAGGTGCTTCTGTAATCCATGGCACATATTGTGTCGAAAGGGAATTgtgaaaatatagaaaattaattCTTTCCTCAGGTTTTTAAAGGAGTCTCCTGTGcttaaaatatcttaaatataTCAACTTCTTCCTATAAGATCAcatcaaggttttgtagaattacCTCAATTACAATAATGTGTGATTGATTTATGTGGAGTTTGCTCAATCAATTATTGCACAATAGAAAATGTTCAGTTGTTTATTTGTAGGTTATGACTGAATTAACATATTATGAGTCTGTGTTTCTTAAAGATGCTAAAATATATGCTGTATATATGACAGGTTACCCGAGTCTCAGTCAAGATGTTGAGGAAGGTATCTGTCAGGTTCTAGCTCACATGTGGTTGGATTCCAAGCTCAAGTCTGGATCAGTCTGCAATCTTGCATCAGCCTCATCATCTTCATCTGCACCAAAAAGGGACATGATATCTCAATCTGAAAGAACGCTCGGGGAGTTCGTTAAACATCAGATCGAGTCAGACGGTTCACCAGTGTATGGAGAAGGATTCAGAGCCGGCCAATGGGCAGTGGGTAAATACGGTCTTCAGGAGACCCTTAACCATATATGGAGGACAGGGAGCTTTCCTCATTGAAGTCTGGCTCCCCAGATTTCtatttgtgcttttttttattttcactgaGCTTAAAGGTTGGCCTTTCCATATGAGATACAAATGTCAAAGCGTGTAGAATCAACTCTgtagaatatttttttgaaaaaatctcattttttgtaAAGAATAAACTAATTGATTAGTCATTATCAATATTATCTTCCAGCCTCCAGGATGAgtcttctcctctctctctggTCTGATGCATGTATTATTTAGCTGTCTTTAGGGCGATTTTCTTTTACAGCTGAGGTTTTCTTAGCAATGGCTTCCAGGCTATGATTGCTTTTTCCATAGCAACTCCTATTCGttcatttatcttttattttttggtcaaCCTGTAATGAGATCCAAATTATCTAAATCTTGGCAAAAACGACCTGAAGTTTTTGCAACTAGACCTTTTTATAgatcacatttaaaaaaaaaaaaaaaaaaaaaaggaggaggaggaggaggaggaggagaaaagaaaaagaaaaagaaggacgCTCTAAAAAGAAATATCGTATTTACATGTCTCTGTGGATGACATCTTCTACAATTCTGACATTGTAAAATTTGATCtgtcaaaaaaatttgaaaatcaaatttattataaatcaaattctgTCATATCAATAATGTGAAAGGTGTTCTCAATCTTACACCGACTTGCAAGTTGAAGTACTTTAAAATGAGAATTTCTGATTATA
Encoded here:
- the LOC122299547 gene encoding protein DA1-like isoform X1; this translates as MGWLSKIFKGSGHKDSEEHFHANYGGDSNYYAPASSGWGESQNEDMDRAIALSLSEESQKGKNVIDRDSQLKDDEQLAQAIQESLNAESPRYEYGNAYQPAPVYFPPGLSRVCAGCYAEIGYGQYLNCLNAVWHPQCFRCHACNLPISDYEFSTSGNKPYHKSCHKENHHPKCDVCKKFIPTNPAGLIEYRAHPFWVQKYCPYHEHDGTPRCCSCERMEPRDTTYVALNDGRKLCLECLDSAIMDSNECLPLYADIQQFYEGLHMKVEQHVPLLLVERQALNEAREGEKNGHYHVPETRGLCLSEEQTISTVSRRPRIGAGNRAMNMITEPFKLRRHCEVTAILILYGLPRLLTGSILAHEMMHAWLRLKGYPSLSQDVEEGICQVLAHMWLDSKLKSGSVCNLASASSSSSAPKRDMISQSERTLGEFVKHQIESDGSPVYGEGFRAGQWAVGKYGLQETLNHIWRTGSFPH
- the LOC122299547 gene encoding protein DA1-like isoform X2, with the translated sequence MGWLSKIFKGSGHKDSEEHFHANYGGDSNYYAPASSGWGESQNEDMDRAIALSLSEESQKGKNVIDRDSQLKDDEQLAQAIQESLNAESPRYEYGNAYQPAPVYFPPGLRVCAGCYAEIGYGQYLNCLNAVWHPQCFRCHACNLPISDYEFSTSGNKPYHKSCHKENHHPKCDVCKKFIPTNPAGLIEYRAHPFWVQKYCPYHEHDGTPRCCSCERMEPRDTTYVALNDGRKLCLECLDSAIMDSNECLPLYADIQQFYEGLHMKVEQHVPLLLVERQALNEAREGEKNGHYHVPETRGLCLSEEQTISTVSRRPRIGAGNRAMNMITEPFKLRRHCEVTAILILYGLPRLLTGSILAHEMMHAWLRLKGYPSLSQDVEEGICQVLAHMWLDSKLKSGSVCNLASASSSSSAPKRDMISQSERTLGEFVKHQIESDGSPVYGEGFRAGQWAVGKYGLQETLNHIWRTGSFPH